GTCCTCCATTTGCACGCCACTCAATCTCCAGCTGGTACATATCGATGATATAGATAGATGCTGCTCCGTGTGGTTGAGGTGATTTTGATCTTTGGTTGGATGCTTGATGTGCTCAGTTCATCGACGTGGTGTCAAGGTGGAGCGGGCGaccacggcggtggcggtggcggcggcggtgaaggaggCGCGCGTCGTGCCGCGCCATGCAGCGGCGCATGGGGTTCGCGGCGCAGGACGACATGCTCCACCCCACCTCACCATCCGTGAGACGCTTCTCTTCTGCGCCATGCTCCATCTCCCGACCTCTGCGCCCGCCGCCACTGAGGCCGTCATCTCCGAGCTCGGCCTCGTGTCGGCGCACCGACACCATCGTCGGCAATGCGTTCGTCCGCGGTGCCGCCTCTTCTGCGCCATGCTCCGCCTCCCGGCCACTGCAagctcgcacgccgcctccgccggccgccactCAGCCCCGCTCACAGCCGCCCGTTGCTACTCCCCCGCGGCAAAGAGAAGTAAAaataagaagagaaaaaagaaaggggaaagtTGACGTGGcttgctgacatgtgggtcccacgctgactcagctgccacgtagaTCAAAACCGGGATCTCGAAGGATCTCGGGTGACCAGTTTTGTATAGGCAAGGGACCCcacatatctggttttacggttcgaGCACGGTTTTTTTATCCGATGAAAATAAATAGATTTTAACAAACAATGCCATCCCATTGCGCGGCTGCAAACGAACACATCACATATTTGTACTGGATTCCTCATTAGGCCAGATACAAAACTTTCTAGATCGGTGCTGCAACTCGCTGCATTTAGGCCATGTTCGATTTACTAGAGAATCTATGTTAACTGCAGATGTTTCGTCGAAAGTTTGGATCTCACCCAGTCTGAATTTTTCTGAAACGATGAGAAACCGTGGCGGAATTGGagtaaatatatagcaaaattgttaTCGTTTGATTCGCATTCGAAAGGactacaaaccaaatcaaaaaacgaaagaaaccaaaaataatattacggatttttttttgtctgtccAACTCCAAAAGCTAAGAACTAAAAAAAACTCTTGTTTATTCAATCGTTGTAGCAGCTTCGGATGGACTTGCTGTTCGCCTTGGcttccttcttgagcttcttgttgcggcggcgccgccggtcgcTCTCCTCCACCCGCCGCACGGCGCGCTCCAGCGCGTCCACCCGCTCCGCCAGCGCGCCGATCACCGCGCACTGCTGCGCGCTCCGCTCGcacagcgccgccaccatctccatCACCTTCTTCATCtccaccccctcctccttctctttctcctcctcttggACCGCCGGTTCGTCGACCCGCGCAGCGGGCGCCGCCGAGCTCTCCACGGCCTccacgtcgtcggcggcggcggcggcctccaaaGGGGATTCTGCAGTCACCATCTCCCACTCGCCTtccgcctcttcctccgcctcctGCATCTCTCCGCCCACCACCTGTTCGACCGCTTTCTCCgtctcggcctcgccgccagtGGCTTGCCCCACGTCCACCTCCATCTCGGTGCCCGCCTCGGGAGCCGGGATCTCCACTTCGGGCTTCGGTTCCGCCTCGACGCCGTGCTCCTCCTCGGCGCGCGGCGACCCCGGCGCCATCTCGTTCTCTTCCATGTCGACGGCATCGACAGCCGCCGGGGCGTCGTCCGCGAGCTGGGACGCGTCCTGCGCAGGCGACGGCGTCATCATGTCCTCCTGCGCGTCGTGAGCCTCCTCCATGTTGAGGGCCggggcggcgtcgtcggcgaccacgcgggcctcctcctcctcctcctcctcctccacgggcggcgccgccggcacgtGCTCGAGGGCGTCGACGGCGTCCTGCAGCGCGAGGACCCGCTTGGTGACCCTCCTCCGGTACTCCCTGGCGCCGTGGACCGCGTCGAGCCGGAGCAGCAGCCGCATGAGCGCCTCCCCGAGGGCGACCCTCCCCCTCGCGTCCCGCCTcagcgcctccgcctcggccgccaccttcctcgccaccccctccgcctccgcctccaccgccctcACCTCCCGCACCATCCTCCTCGCCAGGaaccccctcgccgccgcctgcaccctcaccgccgccgcctccctcccaatCCTCGCCACCGATCGCGGCGGACTCATCTCACTCTCACACccc
The nucleotide sequence above comes from Oryza glaberrima chromosome 11, OglaRS2, whole genome shotgun sequence. Encoded proteins:
- the LOC127755150 gene encoding uncharacterized protein LOC127755150; translated protein: MASSSRRFFGYDPYDYYYTSSPYDYAYPYYTPAPAATDRRRHASPRFFPAAAADEEYRYGEPVETVDVLRPSSSRRSRARPVSVSVPVQFAGSETKAKAKGCESEMSPPRSVARIGREAAAVRVQAAARGFLARRMVREVRAVEAEAEGVARKVAAEAEALRRDARGRVALGEALMRLLLRLDAVHGAREYRRRVTKRVLALQDAVDALEHVPAAPPVEEEEEEEEARVVADDAAPALNMEEAHDAQEDMMTPSPAQDASQLADDAPAAVDAVDMEENEMAPGSPRAEEEHGVEAEPKPEVEIPAPEAGTEMEVDVGQATGGEAETEKAVEQVVGGEMQEAEEEAEGEWEMVTAESPLEAAAAADDVEAVESSAAPAARVDEPAVQEEEKEKEEGVEMKKVMEMVAALCERSAQQCAVIGALAERVDALERAVRRVEESDRRRRRNKKLKKEAKANSKSIRSCYND